The sequence GCAAGCCTTTGGTTATCGCGCCGGGCAGTTTATCGATGTCAGCGAGCGCCATGCTTATCCGTTAAACCTGTCCTATATGCCAAGGCCAATTCACCATAGATGTGTGTTTATTGGTAATGCGGCGCAGACACTGCACCCGATTGCAGGGCAGGGATTTAACTTAGGCCTTCGAGATGTGGTGAGCTTGCTTGAAGTGCTCAACACTGCTCGAGAGCAGGGCGAAGATATCGGCTCCGCCGCCGTGACCCATGCTTATCTTCATGTCCGCGAGCACGACAGAAACAGCACTATCCGCAATATTGAATTTTTAGTCCGTGGCTTCTCTAACCAATATTGGCCCTTGGCCCTTGGGCGTAATCTGGGATTACGGCTGTTATCTTGGTTCCCGCCACTGAAAACCCCCGTCGCTCAAAAAGCGATGGGCTGGAAATAATCATTACTGGTATCGCAACGCGAAAAGGATGTACCCATGTTAAGTTCACAAGCCTATGACATTGCCATTGTGGGTGGCGGCATGGTGGGACTCGCCACCGCGATAGGATTGGCGCAGGCTGATCTTAATGTTGTCGTTATCGATGCGGGCCACACAGAGGCCGTGAGCGGCGAGCCAAGGCTTAGGGTCAGCGCGATCAACAAGGCGAGCCAGCGTTTGCTGGAGCATCTTGGCGCTTGGCACTATGTCGATGCCAGCCGCGCGACGCCCTATCAAAAAATGGCGGTATGGGATAAAGACGGCTTTGGCAAAATCGCCTTCGATGCCAGCAGCATCAGTGAACCCAGTCTTGGCGCGATTATCGAAAACGACGCCATCAGCTATGCCCTCGCCAAGCGTGCCAGTGAATTTGACAATATCACCCATATCGAAAACCAACGCTTAGAGCGCATTGCCTTTGGTGAGCGTGAAGCTTGGTTGACCCTAGCTAATAGTGCCGATGCTGAAATAGAAAGTGTGAGCGCCGCACTCGTGATTGCCGCCGATGGCGCCAACTCTTGGGTGCGTGAGCAATGTAAGATCCCGTTAACCTTTTGGGATTATGGCCACCATGCGATCGTGGCGACTATTCGCAGCGAGATGCCGCACCTTGCCACTGCCCGCCAAGTCTTTTTGCAGGACGGCCCGCTGGCCTTCTTACCTTTATATGAAGACAACCTCTGCTCCATCGTCTGGTCGGTGCCGCCCGAGCGCGCCACTGAATTACTGGCAATGGACAAAGTGCAATTTGAGCGCAATCTCACCGCCGCCTTCGATGGTCGCCTCGGCATTTGCAAGCTCGAGAGCGAGCGCCAAGCCTTCCCGCTGCGGATGCGCTACGCCCGTCATTTTGCCCGCCACCGTTTAGTGCTCGCGGGGGACGCTGCCCACACCATTCATCCATTAGCCGGCCAAGGGGTAAACCTTGGCTTCCTCGATGCCGCCAGCATTATCGAAGTTATCAGCGAATTGCAGCAAGCGGGTAAGGATATTGGCGATTATGCCGAGCTGCGCGCGTTAGAGCGTTGGCGCAAGGCCGATGCGATGGAGATGATTGCGGCGATGGAAGGCTTTAAGCGCCTGTTCGAGGGTTCAAACCCAGTTAAAAAGGCGATTCGCGATCTGGGACTCAACCTTGTCGATAATGTCGCTGGGCTGAAAACAGTGTTCATGCAACAGGCCATGGGTAATAAGTCGTCGCTGCCCAAGTTATGTCGCTAGCCTCGGTTGCGCTAATGTGATCAGAATTGCTGCTAATATCAGCATATTGGTGGCAAGCTGCGCAAATCTCGCTTTCGCATGTAAAAAAATTACATGTTGAAGATGAGAAAATCTAATGACACTGGCTTCGGATTAGAAAAATCTCCTGTATACAAATTTGTGACGCAAGGTATAATTTCGCCGCATTTTAGACCCTAGTACTTATACCAATCACGATAAATATCTGATTAATTCAGAGCGAATCAGGCGTTGCAGTAACAGGCGCATTGAGACCGAAAGAATCCCTTTCAAATTGATGCATCGTGGAAGTGAAATGCCGATTAGCCAGATATTTAGCCGGATTTGTATCACCCTACGCTAGGCAGAGACCTGAAGAAGGCCGCAAAAAAGGGATAACAATGGCTAATAAAACTGTTCTTTTTAACAAGCACTTAGAATCAAACGCTAAGATGGTCGACTTCCACGGTTGGGATATGCCCCTCAACTATGGTTCACAAATCGAAGAACACCATGCCGTGCGTCAAGACGCAGGTATGTTCGACGTATCCCACATGACTGTAGTTGATGTGACCGGAACCGACGCTTGTGCATTCCTGCGTAAGTTGCTCGCCAACGATGTGGCCAAACTTAAAGTTCCTGGTAAAGCCTTATACGGCGGCATGTTAGATGACAATGCCGGCATCATCGACGATCTCATCACTTACTACCTCACCGACACTTTCTACCGTGTTGTTGTCAACAGCGCGACCCGCGAAAAAGACTTAGCCTGGATCGCCAAACAATCCCAAGGTTTTGATGTCACAGTGACCGAGCGTCCTGAGCTGGCGATGATCGCCGTTCAAGGTCCTAACGCTAAGGCCAAAGCCGCCGCCGTATTCAGTAGCGAGCAAAATGCCGCCATCGAAGGCATGAAACCCTTCTTCGGTAAGCAAGCGGGTTCACTGTTTATTGCGACCACAGGTTACACAGGTGAAGCGGGCTACGAGATTATCGTGCCAGAAACTGAAGCCGAAGCACTGTGGCAAGCACTGTTAGATCAAGGCGTTAAACCTTGTGGTTTAGGCGCTCGCGATACATTACGTCTCGAAGCTGGTATGAACCTCTACGGCTTAGATATGGATGAAACCATCAACCCACTGGCCGCCAACATGGGCTGGACCATCGCATGGGAGCCCACCGACCGTGACTTTATCGGCCGCAAGGCGCTTGAAGCATTGCGCGATGCGGGAACCGACAAATTAGTCGGTCTAGTGATGGAAGAAAAAGGCGTGTTACGCCATGATATGCCAGTATTTTTCACCGATGCAGCGGGTGTTGAGCAGCAAGGCGTGATCACTAGCGGTACTTTCTCACCCACATTGGGCTATTCTATTGCGATGGCGCGTGTTCCTAGTTCAATTGGGGATACTGCGGAAGTCGAGATGCGTAAAAAGCGCGTGGCTGTTAGAGTAGTAGCGCCAAACTTTGTGCGCAACGGTAAACAAGCATTTTAAAAAAACGGAACAAGGAACAAGAACAATGAGCAATATTCCGACAGAACTGAAATACGCCTCTTCACACGAATGGATCCGCAAGGAAGAAGACGGTAGCTACACTGTGGGTATCACTGAGCACGCTCAAGAGCTGTTAGGTGACATGGTTTTCGTTGAACTGCCAGAAGTGGGTGACACTGTCACGGCGGGCGACGACTGTGCAGTGGCGGAATCAGTGAAAGCGGCTTCTGACATCTACGCGCCAATCTCTGGTGAAGTGATTGCCGTGAACGAAGCACTGGAAGATTCTCCAGAGCTGGTAAACAGCGACGCTTACGGCGAAGGCTGGTTCTTCCGCGTTATGCCTTCTGACGAATCAGAAGTTGACGCACTGCTCGATGCAGAAGGTTACCAAGCTGTTATCGACGAAGAATAATCGTCGACGCTAACGAAGCCCTCAGGGGCTTCGTTTGTTTTAGCGCAAGTTTGACATAACAATAGCCCGTTTATCAGTACCCTACAGTTCTGAGTTACGGCAAATCTGGAACAAGGTTTATCATGACCAAGCAAACCCTCACTCAGTTAGAACAGCACGATTTATTCTTACGTCGCCATATCGGCCCGGATAGCAGCCAACAACAAGAAATGTTGAACTACGTTGGTGCTGAGTCTTTGGACGATCTGACCGCGCAAATCGTGCCTGAGTCGATCCGTTTAAGCCAAGAGTTGAGCATTGGTGATTCCTGCGGCGAAGCCGAAGGCATTGCTTACATTCGTGGTTTAGCCAAGCAAAACCAAGTCTTCAAAAGCTACATTGGTATGGGCTACTACGGTACCCAAGTGCCTAATGTGATTTTACGTAACGTCTTAGAAAATCCAGGTTGGTACACGGCGTACACGCCCTATCAACCAGAGATCGCCCAGGGCCGTTTAGAAGCCATTCTAAACTTCCAACAAGTGTCGATGGATTTAACCGGTTTAGATTTAGCCTCTGCTTCACTGCTGGACGAAGCGACTGCCGCCGCCGAAGCGATGGCGCTGGCTAAGCGTGTGTCTAAAGCCAAAAAAGCGAACATCTTCTTCGTAGCTGATGACGTATTCCCACAAACCTTAGACGTCGTAAAAACGCGCGCTGAGTGTTTTGGTTTTGAAGTCGTGGTAGGTCCTGCATCTGAGGCCGTTAACCATGAGCTGTTTGGTGCCCTGTTCCAATATTCAAACCGTTTCGGTCAGATCACTGACTTCACAGACTTATTCGCCGAATTACGCGCGAAAAACGTGATTGTGACTGTGGCTGCCGACATCATGTCGTTAGTATTACTGAAATCACCTGGCTCAATGGGCGCAGATGTGGTCTTTGGTAGTGCGCAGCGTTTTGGTGTGCCGATGGGCTTTGGTGGTCCACACGCGGCATTCTTCGTGGCCCGTGACGAGCACAAACGCTCTATGCCAGGCCGTATTATCGGTGTGTCAAAGGACACCCGTGGTAACCGCGCCCTGCGTATGGCGATGCAAACCCGCGAGCAGCATATCCGCCGCGAAAAAGCCAACTCAAACATTTGTACCGCGCAAATTCTGTTAGCGAACATGGCGTCTTTCTACGCCGTATTCCACGGCCCACAGGGCCTGAAAACCATCGCATCACGCATCAACCGCTTTGCTGATATCTTAGCCGCTGGCTTACAAGCTAAAGGCGTGAGCTTAGTGAACAATACTTGGTTCGATACCATCAGCATCAAAGGCTTAGACGTTGCAGCAGTCAATGCTCGCGCGCTGGCCGCTGAAATGAACCTGCGTTTCGATGCTGACGGCATCGTCGGCGTGAGCTTAGATGAAACCACAATCCGCACCGATATCGACGCCCTGTTCGAGGTGATTTTAGGTGCTGGCCATGGTTTAGACGTTGCCGCATTAGATGCGCAAATCGTGGCGCAAGGTAGCCAATCGATTCCAGCTTCTTTAGTGCGTGAAGATGCGATTTTAAGCCACCCAACCTTCAATCGCTACCAAAGCGAAACCGAGATGATGCGTTATATCAAGCGTCTCGAAAGCAAAGACTTAGCACTGAACTACTCAATGATTTCATTGGGTTCATGCACCATGAAGTTAAACGCTGCGGTTGAAATGATCCCAGTCAGCTGGCCAGAATTTGCCAACATGCACCCATTCTGCCCGCTAGATCAAGCCAAGGGTTACACTCAACTGATTGAAGAACTGTCTTCATGGTTAGTGAATGTCACCGGTTACGATGCCGTGTGTATCCAACCTAACTCTGGCGCACAGGGTGAATACGCAGGTCTGCTGGCGATTCGTAAGTACCACGAGTCGCGCGGCGAAGCACACAGAAACATCTGCTTAATCCCACAATCTGCCCACGGTACTAACCCAGCATCGGCGCAATTAGCCGGTATGCAAGTCGTGGTAACTGCCTGTGATAAGCAAGGTAACGTCGATTTAGAGGATCTGAAGGCCAAAGCGGCCGAAGTGGCAGAAAACCTGTCATGTATCATGATCACTTACCCATCGACCCACGGTGTGTACGAAGAAACCGTGCGCGAAATCTGCAACATTGTGCATCAGCACGGTGGTCAAGTGTACTTGGACGGCGCCAACATGAACGCCCAAGTTGGCTTAACTTCACCAGGCTTTATCGGTGCCGACGTATCGCACCTTAACCTGCACAAAACCTTCGCGATTCCACACGGCGGCGGTGGTCCAGGTATGGGTCCAATCGGCGTGAAAGCTCACTTAGCGCCGTTCGTCGCTGGTCACGTAGTGGTGAAACCAGGCCGCGAAAGCGATAACAACGGTGCAGTATCGGCCGCGCCATACGGCAGTGCTGGCATTCTGCCAATCAGCTGGATGTACATTAAGTTGCTCGGTTCAAAGGGTCTTAAAAAGTCGACTCAAACCGCGCTGTTAAACGCTAACTACGTGATGAAGAAGCTGTCTGAACACTACCCAGTACTGTTCCGTGGCCGTAACGATCGCGTCGCGCACGAATGTATTATCGACCTGCGCCCAATCAAAGAAGCCTCTGGCGTGACCGAAATGGATATCGCTAAGCGTTTGAACGACTACGGTTTCCACGCGCCAACCATGAGCTTCCCTGTTGCGGGCACGCTGATGATTGAGCCAACTGAATCAGAGTCTAAGGTTGAACTGGACCGCTTTATCGACGCTATGGTGTCAATCCGCGCCGAAATCGCGAAGGTGGAAGCAGGCGAGTGGCCAGCGGACAACAACCCGCTGCACAACGCACCACACACTATGGCCGATATTATGGACAGCGCGTTCGATTCACGCCCATACAGCCGTGAAGTGGCCGTGTTCCCAAGTGCCGCAGTGCGTACTAACAAGTTCTGGCCAACCGTGAACCGTATTGATGATGTTTACGGCGACAGGAATTTGTTCTGTGCGTGTGTGCCGTTATCAGACTACGAGTAGGGGCTGAATAGTACGTTATTCAGGTCTAACGTTTGATGAAAAGCGAAC comes from Shewanella oneidensis MR-1 and encodes:
- a CDS encoding FAD-dependent 2-octaprenylphenol hydroxylase, coding for MLSSQAYDIAIVGGGMVGLATAIGLAQADLNVVVIDAGHTEAVSGEPRLRVSAINKASQRLLEHLGAWHYVDASRATPYQKMAVWDKDGFGKIAFDASSISEPSLGAIIENDAISYALAKRASEFDNITHIENQRLERIAFGEREAWLTLANSADAEIESVSAALVIAADGANSWVREQCKIPLTFWDYGHHAIVATIRSEMPHLATARQVFLQDGPLAFLPLYEDNLCSIVWSVPPERATELLAMDKVQFERNLTAAFDGRLGICKLESERQAFPLRMRYARHFARHRLVLAGDAAHTIHPLAGQGVNLGFLDAASIIEVISELQQAGKDIGDYAELRALERWRKADAMEMIAAMEGFKRLFEGSNPVKKAIRDLGLNLVDNVAGLKTVFMQQAMGNKSSLPKLCR
- the gcvH gene encoding glycine cleavage system protein GcvH, with the translated sequence MSNIPTELKYASSHEWIRKEEDGSYTVGITEHAQELLGDMVFVELPEVGDTVTAGDDCAVAESVKAASDIYAPISGEVIAVNEALEDSPELVNSDAYGEGWFFRVMPSDESEVDALLDAEGYQAVIDEE
- the gcvP gene encoding aminomethyl-transferring glycine dehydrogenase; protein product: MTKQTLTQLEQHDLFLRRHIGPDSSQQQEMLNYVGAESLDDLTAQIVPESIRLSQELSIGDSCGEAEGIAYIRGLAKQNQVFKSYIGMGYYGTQVPNVILRNVLENPGWYTAYTPYQPEIAQGRLEAILNFQQVSMDLTGLDLASASLLDEATAAAEAMALAKRVSKAKKANIFFVADDVFPQTLDVVKTRAECFGFEVVVGPASEAVNHELFGALFQYSNRFGQITDFTDLFAELRAKNVIVTVAADIMSLVLLKSPGSMGADVVFGSAQRFGVPMGFGGPHAAFFVARDEHKRSMPGRIIGVSKDTRGNRALRMAMQTREQHIRREKANSNICTAQILLANMASFYAVFHGPQGLKTIASRINRFADILAAGLQAKGVSLVNNTWFDTISIKGLDVAAVNARALAAEMNLRFDADGIVGVSLDETTIRTDIDALFEVILGAGHGLDVAALDAQIVAQGSQSIPASLVREDAILSHPTFNRYQSETEMMRYIKRLESKDLALNYSMISLGSCTMKLNAAVEMIPVSWPEFANMHPFCPLDQAKGYTQLIEELSSWLVNVTGYDAVCIQPNSGAQGEYAGLLAIRKYHESRGEAHRNICLIPQSAHGTNPASAQLAGMQVVVTACDKQGNVDLEDLKAKAAEVAENLSCIMITYPSTHGVYEETVREICNIVHQHGGQVYLDGANMNAQVGLTSPGFIGADVSHLNLHKTFAIPHGGGGPGMGPIGVKAHLAPFVAGHVVVKPGRESDNNGAVSAAPYGSAGILPISWMYIKLLGSKGLKKSTQTALLNANYVMKKLSEHYPVLFRGRNDRVAHECIIDLRPIKEASGVTEMDIAKRLNDYGFHAPTMSFPVAGTLMIEPTESESKVELDRFIDAMVSIRAEIAKVEAGEWPADNNPLHNAPHTMADIMDSAFDSRPYSREVAVFPSAAVRTNKFWPTVNRIDDVYGDRNLFCACVPLSDYE
- the gcvT gene encoding glycine cleavage system aminomethyltransferase GcvT; this translates as MANKTVLFNKHLESNAKMVDFHGWDMPLNYGSQIEEHHAVRQDAGMFDVSHMTVVDVTGTDACAFLRKLLANDVAKLKVPGKALYGGMLDDNAGIIDDLITYYLTDTFYRVVVNSATREKDLAWIAKQSQGFDVTVTERPELAMIAVQGPNAKAKAAAVFSSEQNAAIEGMKPFFGKQAGSLFIATTGYTGEAGYEIIVPETEAEALWQALLDQGVKPCGLGARDTLRLEAGMNLYGLDMDETINPLAANMGWTIAWEPTDRDFIGRKALEALRDAGTDKLVGLVMEEKGVLRHDMPVFFTDAAGVEQQGVITSGTFSPTLGYSIAMARVPSSIGDTAEVEMRKKRVAVRVVAPNFVRNGKQAF